Proteins encoded by one window of Arachis hypogaea cultivar Tifrunner chromosome 1, arahy.Tifrunner.gnm2.J5K5, whole genome shotgun sequence:
- the LOC112701092 gene encoding uncharacterized protein, which translates to MGTAILRSHDCLPGRFRNDALALATSHVRSPRCFNNPNPNVNFSSHQNRRRKRSPVNNHQTIRHRSGDRPAKKVPAAASLVSGQVKILKRGEKWIPENRHIEARAKSVDNLDLLLGSTNRLGPDPVMVQRQIMVPVPKDVIYAGSAFVASPPPSSVPVPAFLGKNGAATSDLRRLLGLDLE; encoded by the coding sequence ATGGGAACAGCAATTCTTCGTTCCCACGATTGCCTTCCAGGGCGATTTCGCAACGACGCTTTGGCCCTTGCCACCTCACACGTTAGATCTCCAAGATGTTTTAACAACCCTAACCCTAACGTCAATTTCTCCTCCCACCAGAACCGCCGCCGGAAGCGAAGTCCGGTGAACAACCATCAAACCATTCGCCATCGGTCTGGCGATCGACCGGCAAAGAAAGTTCCGGCCGCCGCGAGCCTTGTATCTGGCCAAGTCAAGATCCTCAAGAGAGGCGAGAAATGGATCCCGGAGAATAGACACATAGAGGCTCGGGCTAAGAGCGTTGATAATTTGGATCTGTTGTTAGGATCCACAAATCGGTTAGGTCCGGATCCGGTTATGGTGCAGAGGCAGATCATGGTTCCGGTTCCGAAGGATGTGATCTACGCCGGATCGGCGTTTGTTGCGTCTCCGCCTCCGAGCTCCGTTCCGGTTCCCGCATTTTTAGGGAAGAACGGTGCCGCCACGAGCGATCTAAGGCGGTTGCTTGGCCTTGATCTGGAATAA